From the Xiphophorus couchianus chromosome 11, X_couchianus-1.0, whole genome shotgun sequence genome, the window CTcctacacacacagacactttACAGTAGATCCTGCCAAACAGGCAGTTCAATGTGCTTTACAATCTGTGCTTTAAGTTGATGATTTAAATTAGTTAAAGAGTTTCTGTTTGAAGAAACGAGAGCATCAAgtcattcactcctcctggtcAGCAaggacagtggagaggaaaaactcccctttaacaagaagaaacctccaacagaaccagaacaagagAGAAGGACCTCattgcagcaaacagaaaggggcggggacggaccactgtcagtcacatactttatttggaaatgggaccattgcactccggaagtaAAGGGGGCGGTATTTCTTATATTATCCGCGATCtgccgtttttattttcttttgaaatctgtgatatattttcacctttaggaaggattttcattctcttttcttttttttctttttttctctcttttatttacttctgtgccgctcacagtttttaacgaATGCTGTAGCATTCTGTGTACTTCTAAACATGTTAACTTTAGACCAAATgttaagttttaacattttaactcaacaaCCTCTACCTAACTAGAGGTTAAAACAAGCTCTAGGAGGGTAACCCCAAGATCACTGGGCCTTCTAAAACAATAGAGTCTCTGAGAACAGTTCTTAAAGATATAGAcagtgttttcagcaaagttGAGCTGACTGTCCAGGAATGACCCGAGGTATTTAAAATTAGCCACAGTTTCAACAGGTTGGCCATCAAGTGAAACTGGAATCACTTTCAAgttttgtttatgtaatttaattatCTCTACTtccttaagaaaatgaaaagggaTGTTCTTTTGTGAGGGATTTTAAATTTTACGGTTCCAGTAATTccagaattaataataaataataaagactttatggtattctgatttagtaatgtaattatattagttgtgttaccatCCCCAAGCCACTAGTGGCAGTAGCAGGCCCGAAAAGATGcgactaaggagcagatttagaagtatACTGAAAACtacagaatttaaaaactgtgagctgcgctgaagtaaataaaagagagaagttcaaatacatgctgggaatgaaaatccttcctaaagatGAAGATATATggcagatttcaaaagaaaatataaacgGGAGGCcgcggataatataggaaatggCGCCCCCTTtacttccggagtgcaatgtctcatttccaaataaggtatgtgactgacagtggtccgtccccgccccttcctgtttgctgtagCGAGGCGTACTTGGAACCAGAATCTGACCCTGGCTCAGTACCAGCGGCCATCTGCCTCATcaattgaaataattaaaaacatttcaacattttgcttaataagaaaaatgttataaagaaaccctaaaaatttaaatatggaTATTAAATCCAAGTTTAAATTGAGGTTTAAACCTGGCAAAGCAGTGAACTGCAGTGAAAATCAGTGATTGGGTATGACGGCTTTAAACCTTGGTAAGAACGTTTCCAAAGTTTTCAGTCAATAGTTCAACACCCAGTCGTTATCCTCATTATTCATGTGTTGTtctccaacagaaccaaaagAACCAAACCTCAGGATGGTGCTTATTGGGAAAACTGGAGTTGGGAAGAGTGCAGCAGGAAACACCATCCTGGGGAGGAAAGCTTTTGAGTCCAAACTGTCTCCTTCCTCCCTGACGTCAGTTTGTAAGAAGGAACTGGGAGAGTTTGAGGATCAGACTTTGGCTGTGGTCGACACTCCGGGTCTGTTTGACACCAGCAAACAGGAGACTATTCTGACAGAAATAGTCAGATGCATCTCATTTGCTGCTCCTGGTCCTCATGTGTTCCTGGTGGTGATCCAGCCAAACAGATTCACAGAGGAAGAACAGAAGACCGTCAAAATCATTCAGACGACGTTTGGAGAGAAGGCAGCGTGTTACACCATGGTGCTGTTCACCCATGGAGACGATCTGGAGGAGGAGAATGTCTCCATTCAGGAATTTATTCAGAAAAGCACACCTCTCTGTGCTTTTGTCAATCAGTGTGGAGGAGGATATCACGTCttcaacaacagaaacaaagatcCGTCTCAGGTCAGAGAGCTGCTGAAGAAGATCAGCAGGATGGTTCAGAGACACGGAGGAAGCTACTACACAAACGAGATGCTACAAGAAGCTGAGAGAGCTATTAAAAAAGCAACTAAGGAAATTCAGGATAAAAATCCAGGTACAGATCCTAATGATGCAAGGAAAGAGGCAGAGGAAGATAACGAGTTTATTAAAAATTCAGTGAAGGTTGGAGCTGTTATTGGAGGCGTTGGAGGAGTTGCTGCAGGGGTTGGTGTAGGAATTGCTGCCGGGGTTAAGACGGGGGCTGTAGTTGGATCTTTTGCAGGTCCGGTTGGAGCTGCTATTGGGGCTGGTGTGGGATTAGCAGTGGGAGGTATAGTTGCTGCTGTGAAAAAGGATGCCTGTGTCATACAGTGAATATGCTTTAATTATAATTAAAGCCATGTTATCATAAACACATCACgctttttactgcttttattatttcactaagcatctatgtttaattttagagAAGTGTCACTGATGGTTGATGATGTCATCACTGATGACGTCATCACTGCATGTGGGGATGATGATGTAATTATTGCAACTTAAAGCACGAGtgtgaaactttaataaaaatgatttttgcatatttgttgaaCCTGTCACCATGTCAAGACATTATAAGGTGaagcagataatctgtgaaaagctcAAACTGTTGCAGTCTGAAGAAAAGCACCACTCACAACcacaacaaccaatcagagacagaaggaggggcttagcgctgtcaagcAGGCTCATGTACTCACTGCCAAATGTGGCAGGAAAAACAGCATCATGctacaggaaaacagtttatctgccattattggtagctatgctaaccaGCCTCAGCATTTATGGCTGTGatgaagcagagagaaaagggtAGGATGTGAGCAGCACATACGTGATGGTGATGGACAGCGATAAGACCTCCTGgctcctggctctgatttgttgtttctaatgTGTATTTCTGAGAGCCTGAGAAATGAAGCTTATAGTTCAGTTTGTTCAGATTGTCTCATTCTTTAATAACATGTCCACTCTTTcaacaaacatataaaaaacatttttcataaaagttaaatactgcTGCTTTTATGGAGGTTCTTGATTTCTGACCAATatgattatatttttcattttatgtcttatttttatgtcttatgAACCAATAGTTCCCATTTATAAAATAAGCTGAACTCTGTGCATCACTAGTTAATCAGGATTTATGTTCATATCTTCATATTCAGTTAACCAGAACAATGAGGCCCATCTGTCAGATtaataaacatcttttttttatctcacagttctatattaaaaattattatttcatgtaatattctgattttaaatgtcatgtttttattgaaaatcatCACAATTCACAGGAATTAAGGCATTAATGCAAACATTGTGTTTCACTCAGTGATGAAGttatcaggaaaaataaataaattaactttcaaATAATATTCTGGCTTATTAAATATGGCTGAATCTGGAATTTTTGTAATGACTAAATTAACTGATTTCATGTTTCTGTGTAAACTGTATGTTTGTGCCTTGAAGACATTTAACTAGAAAGATTCTATGTACAATAATCTGTGTGAAACAtgttaattaaagcttttttttcatgcttttgtaGGAGGAGTCATGTTAGAAGACATGTTATGAAACGCTGGGATCAAACCatcatttgtgtgttttcttcctgcagcttCTGTATGTGATGCTAATAAAGCAGATCTCACTGAAAGCCAGCGTTGTTTCTTCTTTGAagctggtgtgtgtgtctgactgGTGATGAGTGACTGTTCAGAGAGGATCTAATGAACTCTGCTGTTTTCAGGCTCAGACCTCAGACTGGTGCTGGTGGGTCAGGAGCGAGTGGGGAAGAGCTCAGCAGGAAACACCATCCTGGGAAAGAAGGAGCTGGACAGTCGGTTCAGCTCCGTCCCTGTGACTCTGAGCTCCCAGAAGGTCGAAGGTGAGGTTGAAGGTGGAAGacaggtggtggtggtggacaCCCCTGGCCTCTTCAGCACCCAGCTGTCTGCAGAGCAGGTGAAGGAAGAGCTGTTAGCAGCTGTGGAGCTGAGCTCTCCTGGTCCACACGTCTTCCTCCTCACCCTCCAGCTGGGCAGGTTCACCCCCCAGGAGCAGAAGGGGATGGAAACGCTGCAGAAGATCCTGAGTCCTGAAGTCTCCAAACACACCATGCTGCTGTTCACCTACGGAGACCGTCTGGAAGACACCGACATCCAGCAATTCATCAGGGAAGATGCCAACCTGCTGAAGCTGCTAAAGAGCTGCAGTGGCCATTACCACGTGTTCAACAACAAGAATATGGAGGACAGGAGCCAGGTCCAGCAGCTGTTGGATAAAATCCAGACAATCTCCCAGGATGGGAGCCTGATCTACCAGAGAGAAGCCAAGTCAGAGGAGTCCATCTTCACTTGGTTAGGGAAGAAGCTCCTTAGACGCTGATGGTTGTTTGCCTTAGCATCTCCATCACAGGAAGAAAAAGGTTTGACAACATCTGTACAAACAGTAGAAGGACGTTCTAAATGTTTCAATAAAGGCTGTGATGATAAAGTGACTGAAAGTTATTGATCTGCTACTGATGAACTGATCCTGATGTTTCCCAGGTCCATCGTCGAATATGTCAGAAACCCTGTGCAACAGTGGCTGTAGTATGGTTATGTGTCTTTTAAGGCTTATAAAATAACCTACTGTTTAAAATAACTCTAGATGAAGTCCAGCACTAGCATTTTCCAAACAGCAAGACATTAATAAACACAACTCCAACATAATGACTTACAgttacaaaatttaaaaaggtcaGTAAGCTAATATTCAACAAAACCATTGAGAAAAAGATGGAAGAATAAATgtctaaaagtaaaacattataCAAGAATAGAACCAATATTATGATGAAAGATGTCCCAGTTCTGTGTGAACTGAATGCTCAGATATATTTTAGAGGAAATGAAGCCAAAGAAGACCAGAAAACTGTGATGCAAACTAAAgagtaaaacatgaaataaccAATAGAATGATATAATATCACCGTCCAGTATGAGGACGTCTCCATTTGGAACAGCTTTAAGTATCAATGCTAACACACTGCAGGACAGCTGGGGCTACCGCCAGCAGCTAGCCATAATATGACACAGTCTCTGCCCAGACACAGTTAAATCATTTAATTAACACTTACCTGAGTCATGTTGGAGAATCTAATCTACTAAGTAACGACTGCATGACTACCACCAGTTCTTCCCTAAGGAATGGCAGTCAGTTTCTTGGGAGTCTTTCCTTCGTCGACCTCCTGACTTCAGCATTCCCTTCCTGGAGTTCTGCTCCAACAGGGATGACCTCACATGTTTCAGGTCCACATCGATCATTACAAGCTCTGATGGATGTCTGGACGTTTGGGGAGCGGGTGACTGAGTTTTCTCACTCTTTAGCTGCTGCCCTATTGATCCGAATTCATGCAGCTCCTGATCCTGAATCTGTTGTGGCTCAAACACTGGAGCTTCAGGATTAACTGGTGGCTctggaaatgtttcatttgtctCACCCAGTTCAGTGTTGCTGGTTTCTGTTTGTCTCCATCATATGGATCTTAAATTACCTTTATATGTCCTTGTtcacttcatcatcatcatttctgGTTCCAACATCATTCACCATTTCCATGGTGTCATATCTTTTTAATATTCCTCATCCTGAGAGTCTGAGCTGCACTGTTCAGTCTGCAGTTTTAAGGGAACTTGTGGCTTCAGGGTTTTCATCTATGGCTGAAGGGAACGAGGTAAAACCTCAactcaaatttctttttgaGACTCAGTTCTCACTGCATCACAGAGGAAAAGCTAATGAGCTTTAGAGACTCTTCTGAGTCAAAGTCAACAATCACTTTAAGGTCTTTGAGTCTTACTATTTTACTGACTTACGATGATACAACCTCAACAATACCTTAATCTGTCACCATGGAGTATGCCCTTCAAAATGATCAATCTCCAGGCATTTGTGCCATACTTACTGCCAATTCAACAATAGAAGCTATATTTTTCTCTGGTCAAAGTTACAATGGGTACTTGGTAAACTCTATACAAAGGTTGTTTGaggagtaaaaatactcctgGCTGGCTCGCCATGTTGGGTAACTGATATCTGGAGGTTTGCCTGTGGCTGTAGGGACCCAAAGTCAAACTGGGAGACGCAGGATCCTCAGAACTAAAACAATCTCCCAGTTACCAgctgatttttacatttcattgtaATAAGCAATGAAAGCattatattgttattgttatgcAACTTAAACAGAAAGCTATAttgcaaatgaaaagaaactgataaataaaagaacaataaatcaagtcagcaggaagcagaatgaatgattttctgttttattcagattcATTCATACATGACATCATTTCCAGAAATAAAGAGCCTCAGCAGCTTATTGCTTCATGAAACTTGAAAACTTCTCAACCTGCAGAGgcatcagccaatcaggaggGAAACCAGGAAATGTGAGACTAGTGTGTGCCCCCTGATGGTCAGCAGCACTCACTGCAGCTTCAAGGTTTCCATTCAGAAGAAGCTGAAGCAGACAGAGGAGCTGCTGTCTGGAATGGAAGAAGTTTTCTGCTCTAACTCtacttttctgcttttgaagGACATTTTCGGGAAATCAGAGGCAGAAATTCTCCTGAACCTTCATTACTCTTCATCAGAGCAGTTCtctgctgttctgtgaaggagTAACTTGGTATTGACAGCTAACATCTGAAAATCCTGAGTCGGTTCAGTTTCTACAGGTTGGTTTGTTCTAAACGAAGGAAGAATTGAtcgctctgattggtcagacaCCTGCAGACGTTCCTCCTGTTCAGTTCAGTAGCAGCAACAGGTGAGACAGGAATCCAGCTGCTCTTCAGGTGGGTCTCGCCTCAGGTGTTGCCAGTTCAGACGCTGATGTCATCGCAGTCCAGTCGGACCAGCGGTGTACGGCGGCCATCACTACGAGGTGGCGGCTTGTTTGTTGCGGAACGTCTCAAAGAATGCCATCATCCCTTTCCTCacattgctgctgctgcccttCGGCATCGGCACCAAcgtggtgctgctgctgctgtttccatGGTGATGGGATGTCAACGGGGGAAAGGCGACGCCGTCCATGGAGTTGGCTCGTTTCACCTTGGATGGAGTTGCACGCCAAGATTTGGTTCTGGGAGGCGGAGTCTGAGCCACCAGACACTTCTGGTACTGGAGCTGATGGGAAGAGACAATGAGATGATCCACCAGCAGGAGGCGACAACACAATGACTACAAAACACATGAATGACCACACAGTGTTGGGCATCCCAGGCAATTCAGGGTGGGATTACTATTCACATCCAGCCTGAAGGGGCTCAGATGTTTTCACTTCATCATTTACTTTTCAGGCTTCCTCgagttttctttctctgatattaaaattttgtttgataatctgaaatgtttcagtgagacaagaaagcaaaaacagaataaatctgcaagggagtgaatactttttcacagctatATAGCCATCAGTTGCAGCCTGATGACATCTTACTTTGCTTGTTTGCAGTCAGAGGGAGATAGCTCCCCCTGTGGTGATAAACAGTACTGCTAAGGATGGAAACTAATTCAAAGCTCAGTTTGTTAAACCTCCAATCAGTCAGATAATAATACGCAATAATACCAGCAGTACTATTAGTAGTACTATCAGTGGTACTATCAGCAGTATATTAGTAGTACTATCACTGTGATATGGCCCctaacaggaaacaggaaggcCTCCAGCTTCTCTCTAAGGGtgattatatttttctgtctctgaatTTCACAGATACTAAAATGTGAAAGTCTTTAGCTGTGTTCTGATTCCCTGTAAAAGCTCATAATCCTCAACGTCCTCCCCCTCCTCATCATCCTCaacatcaccatcatcatcatcatcatcatcatcctcatcctcaccaTGCACGCCGCCTGGACGGCCTCAGAGATGATCCCTGCGTCCGGTTCACACCAGAACACGTGACACTCGAACTGCTGCGTCCCAGCGTCCACGATGACGGCGAAGGTGTGGCTGTCATGGCCGACACCCAGGAAGGTGAGGAATCGCACCTGGCATTCCCAGAGTGGCTCGTCTCCATCCTGCTGGCAACCAGCAACAGTTAGACAGGTGAGGCGACATGTTACCTGAGCTCCACCAGCGGCGAGGACTGTACCTCCCCCTTCCACAGAGACAGAACCCTGTCGCTGATGTGGATCACCGTTGGCTCCCAGTCGTCATGGTCTGTGGAGTTCATGATGCTTTCGATGGCTCTGTTCAACACCTCCATACCTGCAGAACAGCAGGTGGTCCGGCGGGTTAGTTACAAACCTTCATTCAGAACTGGGTCTACTGATCGGGATCAGCAGAGGCCTTGTCCACACGTAGCTTTTATACAAACAAATCTGTCACATTTGATAAAAAGTCATATCTTATAGATCAGTGTCAGAAAcgttttcatccacatgaacAAATCTGCCCTGAGCATTGTCTTAAACATGCCagacccatagggggcagtgtagcacAAAGCTAAAAGTGATAAGCCAATTAGATTGGTTCTAAACAGCCATGACTTCCTGTCAAACATGCCACCAGGAGGTTCACCTGTAGGTTGAACAActtttaaatacaatattagaacataaagttgataaaaacacaagataatATAGACTGGGAAACCGAGTAAGTTGATATATTGCCATAATATCTGTTGTAGACTGTAATGTGTCAATACTAAGACTCCTTCTTCCCATGAACACACAAAGACAGAGTTTTCTCGAACctctgttgtggttggagtttttataaataatcatttttattgatattaacCTGGGTTTTTGTTCAGATGGAAGGACCaaatgcatgtaaatatttatgtagCCTTTGGCTAGATGTGGATTAGGCCTCAGGCTGCTGAGGAAACTGGGAACTAGATCTTTAGGATATTCTGGAGCTGATGACCCAGGGATGATTATCTGATTAGTTGGTTTAACAATCTGGGAACTAAAACAGAGCTACAGAACACCTGGTGGACAACAGGTGAGTCTCTGTCCTACCCATGGCTCTGGACACCGGCAGGTTCCCGATGTACTGGACCTCAAACTTCTGGACctgctgcctcaccacctcCAGGAACTCCACTGAAACAACAGAGCATGGTTACAGAACCTGTAAATGGTACCAAGTGGACCCGGAGAAGGTGAGTCACCTTGTCTGGGAAGGTCTTCAGGTGAGATGCTCTCCATGGTGAGAGAACGTGACGGTCTCATCAGAGCTTTCTCCGACATCATCTGCATGGAAGAAAGAATTCAGTCAGAACCGAACAGAGCAGGAGGAAACCGTGTTTCCATGATGATCAGTGAAGAGATAGCAAAAACTGGGTCTAACAcaaggtccaacagaaccagaacctcctccAGCAGGTCCAACAGATCCAGGACCTCCTCCAGCAGAATCAACAGACCTTGCTCCAGTTGTTTTGATTGCTGATGTCTCCATTGCAGCAACCTGATGAGCTGCTCTGGAGTTGCTCAGACTGATGGTAATCAGTTGATCAGTGTCCTGGTTCTGACTCAGCCCACCAAGCTGGACTCAGCTCTTCAGACTTTGGTCTTCATCAGTTCACTAGCAGGGTACTTCAGGCGTTGGAGTCTCACCTTGGAGCACATCTCGTGCAGCGCGGAGGCGATGGCCTTGGCCGGAGCGTTACAGCGAAACACATGGC encodes:
- the LOC114152455 gene encoding GTPase IMAP family member 4-like isoform X1 is translated as MASKMPQPKEPNLRMVLIGKTGVGKSAAGNTILGRKAFESKLSPSSLTSVCKKELGEFEDQTLAVVDTPGLFDTSKQETILTEIVRCISFAAPGPHVFLVVIQPNRFTEEEQKTVKIIQTTFGEKAACYTMVLFTHGDDLEEENVSIQEFIQKSTPLCAFVNQCGGGYHVFNNRNKDPSQVRELLKKISRMVQRHGGSYYTNEMLQEAERAIKKATKEIQDKNPGTDPNDARKEAEEDNEFIKNSVKVGAVIGGVGGVAAGVGVGIAAGVKTGAVVGSFAGPVGAAIGAGVGLAVGGIVAAVKKDACVIQ
- the LOC114152455 gene encoding GTPase IMAP family member 2-like isoform X2, with translation MASKMPRSDLRLVLVGQERVGKSSAGNTILGKKELDSRFSSVPVTLSSQKVEGEVEGGRQVVVVDTPGLFSTQLSAEQVKEELLAAVELSSPGPHVFLLTLQLGRFTPQEQKGMETLQKILSPEVSKHTMLLFTYGDRLEDTDIQQFIREDANLLKLLKSCSGHYHVFNNKNMEDRSQVQQLLDKIQTISQDGSLIYQREAKSEESIFTWLGKKLLRR
- the apbb3 gene encoding amyloid-beta A4 precursor protein-binding family B member 3 isoform X1 gives rise to the protein MMGKDYMLAIIIVNYDDNIWTDQNLLLDPDLPSGWRTIKDSTGTYYWHVPTGATQWQHPRLTGTLKPLETQQEEAGDQSPTKGTEGASEEWSSWQEDYLTDHDPDSKCFAVRSLGWLQVEEEDLSPGRSSLAVSNVIQQLSHCGSPEQRDRSGAWGEGREMMLVLKKDTLTLLDPLDHSPLHCQPIINIRVWGVGCNNGRDRDFAFVAGDKDSCVLKCHVFRCNAPAKAIASALHEMCSKMMSEKALMRPSRSLTMESISPEDLPRQVEFLEVVRQQVQKFEVQYIGNLPVSRAMGMEVLNRAIESIMNSTDHDDWEPTVIHISDRVLSLWKGEDGDEPLWECQVRFLTFLGVGHDSHTFAVIVDAGTQQFECHVFWCEPDAGIISEAVQAACMLQYQKCLVAQTPPPRTKSWRATPSKVKRANSMDGVAFPPLTSHHHGNSSSSTTLVPMPKGSSSNVRKGMMAFFETFRNKQAATS
- the apbb3 gene encoding amyloid-beta A4 precursor protein-binding family B member 3 isoform X2; translated protein: MMGKDYMLAIIIVNYDDNIWTDQNLLLDPDLPSGWRTIKDSTGTYYWHVPTGATQWQHPRLTGTLKPLETQEEAGDQSPTKGTEGASEEWSSWQEDYLTDHDPDSKCFAVRSLGWLQVEEEDLSPGRSSLAVSNVIQQLSHCGSPEQRDRSGAWGEGREMMLVLKKDTLTLLDPLDHSPLHCQPIINIRVWGVGCNNGRDRDFAFVAGDKDSCVLKCHVFRCNAPAKAIASALHEMCSKMMSEKALMRPSRSLTMESISPEDLPRQVEFLEVVRQQVQKFEVQYIGNLPVSRAMGMEVLNRAIESIMNSTDHDDWEPTVIHISDRVLSLWKGEDGDEPLWECQVRFLTFLGVGHDSHTFAVIVDAGTQQFECHVFWCEPDAGIISEAVQAACMLQYQKCLVAQTPPPRTKSWRATPSKVKRANSMDGVAFPPLTSHHHGNSSSSTTLVPMPKGSSSNVRKGMMAFFETFRNKQAATS
- the apbb3 gene encoding amyloid-beta A4 precursor protein-binding family B member 3 isoform X3; this encodes MMGKDYMLAIIIVNYDDNIWTDQNLLLDPDLPSGWRTIKDSTGTYYWHVPTGATQWQHPRLTGTLKPLETQQEEAGDQSPTKGTEGASEEWSSWQEDYLTDHDPDSKCFAVRSLGWLQVEEEDLSPGRSSLAVSNVIQQLSHCGSPEQRDRSGAWGEGREMMLVLKKDTLTLLDPLDHSPLHCQPIINIRVWGVGCNNGRDFAFVAGDKDSCVLKCHVFRCNAPAKAIASALHEMCSKMMSEKALMRPSRSLTMESISPEDLPRQVEFLEVVRQQVQKFEVQYIGNLPVSRAMGMEVLNRAIESIMNSTDHDDWEPTVIHISDRVLSLWKGEDGDEPLWECQVRFLTFLGVGHDSHTFAVIVDAGTQQFECHVFWCEPDAGIISEAVQAACMLQYQKCLVAQTPPPRTKSWRATPSKVKRANSMDGVAFPPLTSHHHGNSSSSTTLVPMPKGSSSNVRKGMMAFFETFRNKQAATS